In Oenanthe melanoleuca isolate GR-GAL-2019-014 chromosome 10, OMel1.0, whole genome shotgun sequence, a single window of DNA contains:
- the MPI gene encoding mannose-6-phosphate isomerase isoform X2, with the protein MGTHPRGDALIRDNRIPQKTLGQWIADNPACLGAKVKDAFQGQLPFLFKVLSVNTALSVQAHPNKELAAKLHAQFPEHYPDANHKPEMAIALTPFEGMCGFRPVEEIVSFLQNVPELRALIGEVAAEQLERSGSDDPRGVSAALRVCFTRLMKSEKKFFVDQLNMLVKRISQEAAEGKDTSGSNGDLLLQLHSQYPGDIGCFTIYFLNLVRLEPGEAMFLGANEPHAYLHGDCVEIMACSDNTVRAGLTPKFIDVLTLCEMLNYTPAPSSSKIFPAVQSQLDPHVYLYDPPVPDFTIMRIEIPASIKLYLISAMDSASILLVIQGTAVGTSTAAASEMSLQRGSVLFISANESISLHLSSPGMLLFRACCLL; encoded by the exons ATGGGCACACACCCGCGGGGCGATGCCCTCATCCGGGATAACCgcatcccccaaaaaaccctggGCCAGTGGATCGCCGACAACCCCGCCTGCCTGGGGGCCAAGGTGAAGGACGCCTTCCAGGGCCAGCTGCCCTTCCTGTTCAAGGTGCTGTCGGTCAACACCGCCCTGTCCGTGCAGGCGCACCCCAACAAG gagctggcagcgAAGCTCCACGCCCAGTTCCCTGAGCACTATCCCGATGCCAACCACAAGCCCGAGATGGCCATCGCCCTCACCCCCTTCGAGGGCATGTGTGGCTTCCGGCCCGTGGAGGAGATCGTCTCCTTCCTCCAGA ATGTCCCCGAGCTGCGGGCACTGATCGGGGAGGTGGCAGCGGAGCAGCTGGAGCGCAGCGGGAGCGACGATCCCCGCGGGGTCTCGGCCGCGCTCCGCGTGTGCTTCACCCGCCTCATGAAGAGTGAGAAGAAGTTCTTCGTGGACCAGCTGAACATGCTGGTCAAGAGGATCTCCCAGGAAG CGGCGGAGGGGAAGGACACATCAGGGAGCAACGgggacctgctgctgcagctgcactccCAGTACCCCGGGGACATCGGCTGCTTCACCATTTATTTCCTGAACCTGGTgaggctggagccaggggaGGCCATGTTCCTGGGAGCCAACGAGCCCCACGCCTACCTGCACGGAG ACTGCGTGGAGATCATGGCATGCTCAGATAACACGGTGCGTGCCGGGCTCACCCCCAAGTTCATCGATGTGCTCACCCTGTGTGAGATGCTCAACTACacaccagcacccagcagctccaagatcttccctgcagtgcagagccagCTGGATCCCCACGTCTACCTCTATGACCCACCCGTGCCAGACTTCACCATCATGAGGATAGAG ATCCCTGCCTCCATCAAGCTGTACCTCATCTCTGCCATGGACTCTGCCAGCATCTTGCTGGTGATCCAAGGGACAGCCGTGGGCACCTCCACAGCCGCAGCCTCCGAGATGTCCCTGCAGCGCGGCTCCGTGCTCTTCATCTCGGCCAACGAGAGCATCTCCCTGCACCTCTCCTCGCCTGGGATGCTGCTCTTCCGagcctgctgcctcctctga
- the FAM219B gene encoding protein FAM219B isoform X1, producing the protein MATGGGGAAAAPGAGSGPAASGRRGPGLIWAEKKRLNKGTDVVEKRGPYIMSKPPSIQAKLKRQRELAKAALRRQGLLGAPTALKPTPKRSVKFNKGYTALSQTADENLVSLDSDSDGEPGSRCSSGYSSSEASDPGPEPAAAAGRVPPRRGPR; encoded by the exons aTGGCgacgggcggcggcggggccgcggcagCTCCCGGTGCCGGTTCTGGTCCCGCTGCGAGCggccggcggggcccgggg CTGATTTGGGCTGAAAAGAAGAGGCTGAACAAAGGGACAGATGTGGTGGAGAAAAGGGGCCCGTACATCATGAGCAAACCTCCCTCCATTCAGGCCAAGCTGA AGAGGCAGCGGGAGCTGGCAAAGGCAGCGCTGcggaggcaggggctgctgggggcacCCACTGCCCTGAAACCAACTCCTAAAAG GTCTGTGAAGTTCAACAAGGGCTACACGGCGCTCAGCCAGACAGCTGATGAAAACCTGGTCTCCCTCGACTCAGACAG tgaTGGCGAGCCAGGATCCAGGTGTTCCTCAGGATACTCCTCCTCCGAGGCAa gtgaCCCAGGACCTGAGccggcagctgctgcaggacgGGTACCACCTCGACGAGGTCCCCGATGA
- the MPI gene encoding mannose-6-phosphate isomerase isoform X1 produces the protein MAEIRVFPLSCVVQNYSWGKVGLESEVAKLVASGDPLVQIQPEQPYAELWMGTHPRGDALIRDNRIPQKTLGQWIADNPACLGAKVKDAFQGQLPFLFKVLSVNTALSVQAHPNKELAAKLHAQFPEHYPDANHKPEMAIALTPFEGMCGFRPVEEIVSFLQNVPELRALIGEVAAEQLERSGSDDPRGVSAALRVCFTRLMKSEKKFFVDQLNMLVKRISQEAAEGKDTSGSNGDLLLQLHSQYPGDIGCFTIYFLNLVRLEPGEAMFLGANEPHAYLHGDCVEIMACSDNTVRAGLTPKFIDVLTLCEMLNYTPAPSSSKIFPAVQSQLDPHVYLYDPPVPDFTIMRIEIPASIKLYLISAMDSASILLVIQGTAVGTSTAAASEMSLQRGSVLFISANESISLHLSSPGMLLFRACCLL, from the exons ATGGCGGAGATCCGGG TGTTCCCCCTCTCCTGCGTGGTGCAGAACTATTCCTGGGGGAAGGTGGGCCTGGAGAGCGAGGTGGCCAAGCTGGTGGCCAGTGGTGACCCGCTAGTCCAGAtccagcctgagcagccctACGCTGAG CTGTGGATGGGCACACACCCGCGGGGCGATGCCCTCATCCGGGATAACCgcatcccccaaaaaaccctggGCCAGTGGATCGCCGACAACCCCGCCTGCCTGGGGGCCAAGGTGAAGGACGCCTTCCAGGGCCAGCTGCCCTTCCTGTTCAAGGTGCTGTCGGTCAACACCGCCCTGTCCGTGCAGGCGCACCCCAACAAG gagctggcagcgAAGCTCCACGCCCAGTTCCCTGAGCACTATCCCGATGCCAACCACAAGCCCGAGATGGCCATCGCCCTCACCCCCTTCGAGGGCATGTGTGGCTTCCGGCCCGTGGAGGAGATCGTCTCCTTCCTCCAGA ATGTCCCCGAGCTGCGGGCACTGATCGGGGAGGTGGCAGCGGAGCAGCTGGAGCGCAGCGGGAGCGACGATCCCCGCGGGGTCTCGGCCGCGCTCCGCGTGTGCTTCACCCGCCTCATGAAGAGTGAGAAGAAGTTCTTCGTGGACCAGCTGAACATGCTGGTCAAGAGGATCTCCCAGGAAG CGGCGGAGGGGAAGGACACATCAGGGAGCAACGgggacctgctgctgcagctgcactccCAGTACCCCGGGGACATCGGCTGCTTCACCATTTATTTCCTGAACCTGGTgaggctggagccaggggaGGCCATGTTCCTGGGAGCCAACGAGCCCCACGCCTACCTGCACGGAG ACTGCGTGGAGATCATGGCATGCTCAGATAACACGGTGCGTGCCGGGCTCACCCCCAAGTTCATCGATGTGCTCACCCTGTGTGAGATGCTCAACTACacaccagcacccagcagctccaagatcttccctgcagtgcagagccagCTGGATCCCCACGTCTACCTCTATGACCCACCCGTGCCAGACTTCACCATCATGAGGATAGAG ATCCCTGCCTCCATCAAGCTGTACCTCATCTCTGCCATGGACTCTGCCAGCATCTTGCTGGTGATCCAAGGGACAGCCGTGGGCACCTCCACAGCCGCAGCCTCCGAGATGTCCCTGCAGCGCGGCTCCGTGCTCTTCATCTCGGCCAACGAGAGCATCTCCCTGCACCTCTCCTCGCCTGGGATGCTGCTCTTCCGagcctgctgcctcctctga
- the FAM219B gene encoding protein FAM219B isoform X2: MATGGGGAAAAPGAGSGPAASGRRGPGLIWAEKKRLNKGTDVVEKRGPYIMSKPPSIQAKLKRQRELAKAALRRQGLLGAPTALKPTPKRSVKFNKGYTALSQTADENLVSLDSDSDGEPGSRCSSGYSSSEQVTQDLSRQLLQDGYHLDEVPDDEDLDLIPPKPAASSSCPCCFGEGLSCVIQ; this comes from the exons aTGGCgacgggcggcggcggggccgcggcagCTCCCGGTGCCGGTTCTGGTCCCGCTGCGAGCggccggcggggcccgggg CTGATTTGGGCTGAAAAGAAGAGGCTGAACAAAGGGACAGATGTGGTGGAGAAAAGGGGCCCGTACATCATGAGCAAACCTCCCTCCATTCAGGCCAAGCTGA AGAGGCAGCGGGAGCTGGCAAAGGCAGCGCTGcggaggcaggggctgctgggggcacCCACTGCCCTGAAACCAACTCCTAAAAG GTCTGTGAAGTTCAACAAGGGCTACACGGCGCTCAGCCAGACAGCTGATGAAAACCTGGTCTCCCTCGACTCAGACAG tgaTGGCGAGCCAGGATCCAGGTGTTCCTCAGGATACTCCTCCTCCGAG caggtgaCCCAGGACCTGAGccggcagctgctgcaggacgGGTACCACCTCGACGAGGTCCCCGATGATGAGGACCTGGATCTCATCCCCCCAAAacctgctgcctcctcttctTGCCCCTGTTGTTTTGGAGAAGGTCTCTCCTGCGTGATCCAGTAG